GGCGCTGAATGCCGATGTTCTGCACGCGCTGCGCGCCATGGGTCACGGCGATACGCTGGTGATATCGGACACCAACTTCCCGTCCGATTCGGTTGCCCGGCAAACGACGGTCGGCAAGGTGCTGCATATTGACAATGTCTCGGCCGCCCGCGCCATGAAAGCAATCCTGTCCGTGCTGCCGCTCGACACGCCGTTGCAGCCTTCGGTCGGCCGCATGGAAGTGATGGGCGCACCCGATCAGCTGGAACCGGTCCAGGTCGAAGTGCAGCAGGAAATCGACGCGGCCGAGGGAAAGTCCGCTCCCATGTATGGCATCGAGCGTTTTGCTTTCTACGAAAAGGCCAAGCAGGCCTATTGCGTCATCACCACAGGCGAGACGCGGTTTTATGGATGCTTTCTGCTGACCAAGGGTGTCATCCCGCCAAAGTGAGCGGTTATTGGTAATGGAAGCGGCACTGAATGACTTCCAGCCGTTGCTCGCTTCCGGACCCGGATACACGGTAGACAAACCGATGCTCGGCGGTAATCCGCCGAGACCAATATCCTGCCATATCGCCCTTCAGAGGCTCCGGTTTCCCAAGCCCTGCAAAGGGCGTGCGTTTGGCATTTCGGATAAGATCGTTTATTTTCTCGACCATGCGAGCATCGGTTCTTTGCCAGAACTCATAGTCGTCCCATGAACTCAGCGTCCAGACGAGCTTCATTCTTCGGTCGGATCCCGCTCGATGGTGTCACCGCGCTCAAGTTCGCCCATGGACGCGCGAAGCCTTGAGGCATTTGCCGGGTTGGACAGGAGATGCAGCGTTTCCTGCATGCTCTCATATTCTCCTTCGGCAAGCACCACGACCGCCTCTTTGCCTTGCCGCGTGACGAGCAATGGCGCGCGGGTTTCCAGAACCCGGTCGAAATGGGTCGCGAAGTTCTGCCTGAACTCGGTAAATCGCACATTCGCCATGAGAATTGCCCTTCCGCAAATATGTACAGATTTATGTACGCTCCAAACGCCGAAAGTCAAGATACATCGGTGCGACCGATAACAAGAAAGGCCGGAGCTTTCGCCCCGGCCTCCATGTCTTCCACCAAGCAATGAAGCTTAGTTGACGGCCTTGTCGACCAGCTTGTTCTTGCCGATCCACGGCATCATGCCGCGCAGCTTTGCACCGACTTCTTCGATCTGGTGGGTGTCGTTCATGCGACGGATGCCCTTGAAGCGGGCAGCACCCGAACGGTATTCCTGCATCCAGTCCGAGGTGAACTTGCCGGTCTGGATGTCGTGCAGGACGCGCTTCATTTCAGCCTTGGTTTCGGCGGTGATGATGCGCGGACCGGTGACGTATTCGCCCCACTCGGCCGTGTTGGAGATCGAGTAGTTCATGTTGGCGATGCCGCCTTCATAGATCAGGTCGACGATCAGCTTCACTTCGTGCAGGCACTCGAAATATGCCATTTCGGGTGCGTAACCGGCTTCGGTCAGCGTTTCAAAACCGGCGCGGATCAGTTCGACGAGACCGCCGCACAGAACGACCTGTTCGCCGAAGAGGTCGGTTTCGCACTCTTCCTTGAAGTTGGTTTCGATGATGCCCGAACGGCCGCCGCCAACGCCGCAGGCGTAGGAGAGAGCGAGTTCAAGCGCATTGCCGGAAGCGTTGTGGTGAACGGCAACGAGGCAGGGCACGCCGCCGCCCTTCTGGTATTCGCCGCGAACCGTGTGGCCGGGGCCCTTCGGTGCGATCATGACAACGTCGAGCGATGCCTTCGGCTCGATGAGGCCGAAGTGAACGTTGAGGCCGTGTGCGAAAGCGATCGCTGCGCCGTCGCGGATGTTACCGGCAATATCGGCCTTGTAGATGTCGGCCTGCAATTCGTCAGGCGTTGCCATCATCAGGAGGTCGCCCCACTTGGCGGCTTCGGCAACGGTCATCACCTTGAAGCCGTCGGCTTCCGCCTTCTTGACGGTCGGCGAACCGGCCTTCAGGGCGATGACGACGTTCTTGGCGCCGGAATCCTTGAGGTTCAGCGCATGGGCGCGGCCCTGGGAGCCGTAACCGACGATGACGACATTCTTGGACTTGATGAGATTGAGATCCGCATCACGATCATAATAAACGCGCATTTTATGGTCCTTCCCTAATGCTTGTCTCTATTGTCTTAACCGGAACCTTAAGCGACCTTGCCGCCCAGTTCCGAATGCACCTTTTCCGTTCCATAGAGCGTCAAAAAGGCGACGACCGCCTTCTTGGCCCGGGCGGAAAAATCCTTGTCCGGCGCCTCGCCCAGCAGCATGCGCACATGCAAATCCGAAACGATGAGGCCGTAAAAACTGCGATACGCCTCTTCGGCGTCATCGAAACGCAGGTAGCCGGAACGGCGACCCGCCTCGATCAGTCCACGGGCGCGGCGGTCGATCTGGCGACGGCCGCGTTCCAGCAGCAGATCGCCAAGCTTCGAACCGTCGCGGCTCGCCTGCCCGATGGCAAGACGATTGAGCGCCAGCGATACATCGCCCGCCAGCACGTCCAGCAGATCATGTGCGAAAACCTCGAGATGATCGGCAAGCTGCGGCGCGGAGACGCGGTCGCCCGCTTTCTCGAAGGTGCGAACCTTGCTCTGCTGGAAGGTGATCATCGCCGCCAGCAGGCCGTCGCGATCGCCGAACCATTTGTAGAGGCTTTCCTTCGAACAGTTGGCGGCACGCGCCAGCCCGGATGTGGTGAGCGCTTTCTCGCCGCCCTCGACCAATAGACGCAATGCCTGGTCCAGAACGGCGTTCTGGCGCGGCGAAAATTCCTGCGTTGTGATCGGGTCGGAAGCCAAGTCTTTCCACTCCAGGGGCTAGATTGATGTACCGTACGGTACGGTTCGAGCGCCATTTAAGCGGAGGCAGCGTTGCGGTCAAGCGGATTCTTTAGAGGGAGACGAGAATTGGCGCTTTGCCCTGTAGTATGAAGGGAAGCCCTGGGGGAGCCTTAAGGAGGTTGGGCGTTTGTCAGCTAACCAAAGGTGGGTGTGGCTTTACCCCCCTCTGCCCTGCCGGGCATCTCCCCCTCAAGGGGGGAGATCAGCAATCGGCCCACTTGCCGCTTCATTCCCGGACTTCGAGATGGCCGAGACCTTGCCGCATATCGATCTCCCCCCTTGAGGGGGAGATGCCCGGCAGGGCAGAGGGGGGTAAAGCCCCACGCACCACAGATCTGCCGTGAATGGACACCCCATCTACCCCGCCGCTATCTCACGCGAGGCGTCAACATCCCGCGACGGCGACAATCCATAAAACCGGCTATATTCGCGGCTGAACTGCGACGGGCTCTGGTAACCGACGCGATGACCGGCGGTGCCGGCATCCAGCCGCTCCAGCAGCATCAGCCGGCGCGCCTCGTGCAGGCGAAGCTGCTTCTGATACTGCACCGGCGTCATGGCCGTGATCGTCTTGAAATGATGGTGGAAGGACGAAACGCTCATGCCGATCTGTTCGGCCAGCTCTTCGATCCGGAGCTGGCGCGCGAAATTCTCGCGCAGCCAGGCGATGGCGCGGGCGATGCGGTTGCCGTGGCTGCCGGCCGCGATGACGTTCATCAATTGCCCGCCGGCCGGTCCGGTCAGGATGCGATAGAGGATCTCCTGCTCGATCAGCGGCGCCATGGCGGCGATGTCGGCTGGACGATCAAGCAAGCGCAGGAGCCGTATGGCCGCATCGAGAAGTTCCGGTGTTGCCCTGTTGACGACGATGCCGCGCTGCGCATTCGCCGGCTCCGAAGATGGATCGATCGGTATGCGGCGCATGAGATCGAGCAGCTTTTCACTATCGATGGCAAGGGCAATACAGAAATGCGGCACCTCCCGGCTCGCCTCCACCACCCGCCATGCAACAGGCAGATCGAGCGATGTCAGAAGATAATCACCCGCGCCGTAATTTATGGTGTCCGTGCCCAATTGCACGCTTTTCGACCCCTGGATTACCATAGCGAGACAGGGGCGGTAATTGCCGTGGCATGGTGCGCTGGGGATCGTGCGCCGACTGATGCCGAGGGATTCGATCGCCGTCCGCACCTCACCGTCATGGGTGGCGTGCCGCGCGGCGATGGCGGCGATCTCCTGATAGACATTGAACGGGAAGGACATGGGGGAAATCCCTTAACTGAAAGAAGAGATGTATTGGATGTTGCTTATCTAGAAAGCCGCCCGCCATCCGCAAAGAGCACGATGTGTATTTTTTGCAGGATCGTGCAAAAAGCTCGGAGGATCGCTCTAACGCCTCTTTGCACTTCCATCGCATATTCCGCCGTCCCCAACTCCCGAAAGGATATTCAGATGGCTATTGCAAGAGGTTATGCTGCGACCGACGCGTCGAAGCCGCTTACCCCGTTCACCTTCGAACGCCGCGAGCCGAATGATGACGACGTCGTCATCGATATCAAATATGCCGGCATCTGCCACTCGGACATCCACACCGTCCGCAACGAATGGCACAATGCCGTTTACCCGATCGTTCCGGGCCACGAAATCGCCGGTGTCGTGCGGGCCGTTGGTTCCAAGGTCACGCGGTTCAAGGTCGGCGACCATGTCGGCGTCGGCTGCTTTGTCGATTCCTGCGTTGGCTGCGCCACCCGCGATGTCGACAATGAGCAGTATATGCCGGGTCTCGTGCAGACCTACAATTCCGTTGAACGGGACGGCAAGAGCGCGACCCAGGGCGGTTATTCCGACCATATCGTGGTCAGGGAAGACTACGTCCTGTCCATCCCGGACAACCTGCCGCTCGATGCCTCCGCGCCGCTTCTCTGCGCCGGCATCACGCTCTATTCGCCGCTGCAGCACTGGAATGCAGGCCCCGGCAAGAAAGTGGCTATCGTCGGCATGGGTGGCCTTGGCCACATGGGCGTGAAGATCGGCTCGGCCATGGGCGCTGATATCACCGTTCTCTCGCAGACGCTGTCGAAGAAGGAAGACGGCCTCAAGCTCGGCGCGAAGGAATATTACGCCACCAGCGACGCCTCGACCTTTGAGAAACTCGCCGGCACCTTCGACCTGATCCTGTGCACAGTCTCGGCCGAAATCGACTGGAACGCCTACCTCAACCTGCTCAAGGTCAACGGCACGATGGTTCTGCTCGGCGTGCCGGAACATGCGATCCCGGTGCACGCATTCTCGGTCATTCCCGCCCGCCGTTCGCTCGCCGGTTCGATGATCGGCTCGATCAAGGAAACCCAGGAAATGCTGGATTTCTGCGGCAAGCACGACATCGTTTCGGAAATCGAAACGATCGGCATCAAGGACGTCAACGAAGCCTATGAGCGCGTGCTGAAGAGCGACGTGCGTTACCGCTTCGTCATCGACATGGCCTCGCTCGACGCTTGATACGCGTAGAGACGACCAAATAAACAAGGGCGGGAAGCCATGCTTCCCGCCCTTTCCTTTGTTACTTCAGGCCTCGTCCTTCAGCGTCTCTTTCTGGGTAATCAGGCGCGCACTGTGCTGGCCGCTCAGATAAATCCACAGCCAGCTCCACGCCACGGCCAGCCGCGACCGCGTTCCGATCAGGAAGTAGATATGGGCAAGCCCCCATATCCACCATGCCAGCACGCCCTTCAGCTTGAACCGGCCGAAATCGATCACCGCCGCGCGTTTGCCGATGGTGGCGAGATTGCCCTGATGGCTGTAGCGGAAGGGTGCCGGTATCGGCTTGCCCTCCAGTCGCGCCTTGATGACCTTTGCCACATAAGCGCCCTGCTGCTTTGCCGCGGGCGCGATGCCCGGCACCGGCTTGCCGTTTTCCTGATTGACCGCGGCGGTATCGCCGATGACGAAGATATCAGCATCGTCTTCGAGATGAAGCTGCGGCCCGACGATGACACGCCCTGCCCTGTCGCCGGCCGCATTCAGCCACTTCGCTGCCGGAGAGGCCTGCACACCGGCGGCCCAGACGACGGTGCGGCAGGGATAATAGGTCTCGCCCACCGTCACGCCCTCATCCGTGCAGGCCGTCACCGGCGTTCCGAGCAGAACCTCGACGCCGAGCTTCTCAAGCGCTTCCTTCGCATAGGTCGAAAGATCCTCCGTGAAGACCGGCAGGACGCGAGGGCCGGCCTCCACAAGCAATACGCGGGTCTTTCTGGTATCGACATTGCGGAATTCCGCCGGCAGCGCCCTGTGGGCGAGCTCGGCGATCATGCCCGCCATTTCCACGCCGGTCGGGCCGGCCCCGATGATGACGAAGGTCAGCAGCGCCTGCCGCTCCTCTTCACTGGTGGCAAGTTCGGCCCTTTCGAAGGCCAGAAGCAGGCGGCGGCGGATTGTCGTTGCATCTTCCAGCGTCTTGAGGCCGGGGGCGGAACGCTCCCATTCGTCGTGACCGAAATAGGCGTGACGCGCGCCGGTGGCCAGCACCAGCGTATCGAAGCCGATCACCTGGCCCGAATTCAGCTGCACGGTCCGCGCCGCCCGGTCCACGCCGGTCACCTCCGCAAGCAGGGTCGTCACTTCCTTGCGGTCGCGGTAAAGATGGCGGATCGGCCAGGCGATCTCGGATGTCGCCAGCGCCGTCGTCGCAACCTGATACAGCAGGGGCTGAAACAGGTGGTGATTGCGACGGTCGATT
This window of the Agrobacterium fabrum str. C58 genome carries:
- a CDS encoding RbsD/FucU family protein, translated to MLKNIDPALNADVLHALRAMGHGDTLVISDTNFPSDSVARQTTVGKVLHIDNVSAARAMKAILSVLPLDTPLQPSVGRMEVMGAPDQLEPVQVEVQQEIDAAEGKSAPMYGIERFAFYEKAKQAYCVITTGETRFYGCFLLTKGVIPPK
- a CDS encoding Txe/YoeB family addiction module toxin, coding for MKLVWTLSSWDDYEFWQRTDARMVEKINDLIRNAKRTPFAGLGKPEPLKGDMAGYWSRRITAEHRFVYRVSGSGSEQRLEVIQCRFHYQ
- a CDS encoding type II toxin-antitoxin system Phd/YefM family antitoxin, with protein sequence MANVRFTEFRQNFATHFDRVLETRAPLLVTRQGKEAVVVLAEGEYESMQETLHLLSNPANASRLRASMGELERGDTIERDPTEE
- the ilvC gene encoding ketol-acid reductoisomerase, with the protein product MRVYYDRDADLNLIKSKNVVIVGYGSQGRAHALNLKDSGAKNVVIALKAGSPTVKKAEADGFKVMTVAEAAKWGDLLMMATPDELQADIYKADIAGNIRDGAAIAFAHGLNVHFGLIEPKASLDVVMIAPKGPGHTVRGEYQKGGGVPCLVAVHHNASGNALELALSYACGVGGGRSGIIETNFKEECETDLFGEQVVLCGGLVELIRAGFETLTEAGYAPEMAYFECLHEVKLIVDLIYEGGIANMNYSISNTAEWGEYVTGPRIITAETKAEMKRVLHDIQTGKFTSDWMQEYRSGAARFKGIRRMNDTHQIEEVGAKLRGMMPWIGKNKLVDKAVN
- a CDS encoding TetR/AcrR family transcriptional regulator gives rise to the protein MASDPITTQEFSPRQNAVLDQALRLLVEGGEKALTTSGLARAANCSKESLYKWFGDRDGLLAAMITFQQSKVRTFEKAGDRVSAPQLADHLEVFAHDLLDVLAGDVSLALNRLAIGQASRDGSKLGDLLLERGRRQIDRRARGLIEAGRRSGYLRFDDAEEAYRSFYGLIVSDLHVRMLLGEAPDKDFSARAKKAVVAFLTLYGTEKVHSELGGKVA
- a CDS encoding AraC family transcriptional regulator — its product is MSFPFNVYQEIAAIAARHATHDGEVRTAIESLGISRRTIPSAPCHGNYRPCLAMVIQGSKSVQLGTDTINYGAGDYLLTSLDLPVAWRVVEASREVPHFCIALAIDSEKLLDLMRRIPIDPSSEPANAQRGIVVNRATPELLDAAIRLLRLLDRPADIAAMAPLIEQEILYRILTGPAGGQLMNVIAAGSHGNRIARAIAWLRENFARQLRIEELAEQIGMSVSSFHHHFKTITAMTPVQYQKQLRLHEARRLMLLERLDAGTAGHRVGYQSPSQFSREYSRFYGLSPSRDVDASREIAAG
- a CDS encoding NAD(P)-dependent alcohol dehydrogenase, giving the protein MAIARGYAATDASKPLTPFTFERREPNDDDVVIDIKYAGICHSDIHTVRNEWHNAVYPIVPGHEIAGVVRAVGSKVTRFKVGDHVGVGCFVDSCVGCATRDVDNEQYMPGLVQTYNSVERDGKSATQGGYSDHIVVREDYVLSIPDNLPLDASAPLLCAGITLYSPLQHWNAGPGKKVAIVGMGGLGHMGVKIGSAMGADITVLSQTLSKKEDGLKLGAKEYYATSDASTFEKLAGTFDLILCTVSAEIDWNAYLNLLKVNGTMVLLGVPEHAIPVHAFSVIPARRSLAGSMIGSIKETQEMLDFCGKHDIVSEIETIGIKDVNEAYERVLKSDVRYRFVIDMASLDA
- a CDS encoding NAD(P)/FAD-dependent oxidoreductase — its product is MQEHHVVVVGGGFGGLQLVHGLEGAPVRITLIDRRNHHLFQPLLYQVATTALATSEIAWPIRHLYRDRKEVTTLLAEVTGVDRAARTVQLNSGQVIGFDTLVLATGARHAYFGHDEWERSAPGLKTLEDATTIRRRLLLAFERAELATSEEERQALLTFVIIGAGPTGVEMAGMIAELAHRALPAEFRNVDTRKTRVLLVEAGPRVLPVFTEDLSTYAKEALEKLGVEVLLGTPVTACTDEGVTVGETYYPCRTVVWAAGVQASPAAKWLNAAGDRAGRVIVGPQLHLEDDADIFVIGDTAAVNQENGKPVPGIAPAAKQQGAYVAKVIKARLEGKPIPAPFRYSHQGNLATIGKRAAVIDFGRFKLKGVLAWWIWGLAHIYFLIGTRSRLAVAWSWLWIYLSGQHSARLITQKETLKDEA